A stretch of the Sphingobacterium thalpophilum genome encodes the following:
- a CDS encoding SusD/RagB family nutrient-binding outer membrane lipoprotein, with product MKKSLSIFLFFALSMLCLTGCKKQLEDAFGNPDQTTEASIPGFFADLLNNDRVRPSYWHYRTFILSSHSIFAQTSSFIPANNMYQPNDGYSNDYWKDFYSPGVLGVYRKMEADYGTLNPDIKAKQEIFLQAAKVVLYDEASKLIDNFGDIPFSEAGSLPLTSIAKKAKFDDQKELYYSFIDDLKALNTYFTSAKTTGDFSKFDILNSGNIDKWRRYTNSLRLRLLMRISNVDEGKARTEVLEMLNNPSTYPLVDGDANANYSPESTDILLQPLRTYAESLRQALTEGNNQYASDYMLNKTMKPANDPRIPVFYDKFGVTKDGKFTPNKEYNAMPITFTENDILTNYQKYAVLDSATFFDNAKLPGIVGTASETNFAKAEAYLRWGNDNDAKAAYDLALKQSVTFYYYLNNLNTAAKKRETKPDDAVINNFVNNSSVKYTGSSAAKLELILTQKWVHYGFLQAQHAWSEYRRTGYPKITVLTAGLANYSTPPTRFLYPTGEISYNSENYEAVKSKDTRDTKIFWDVN from the coding sequence ATGAAAAAATCACTTTCTATATTCCTATTTTTCGCATTATCCATGTTATGTCTTACAGGGTGTAAGAAACAACTGGAAGATGCCTTCGGAAATCCGGATCAAACCACCGAAGCCAGTATACCGGGTTTTTTTGCGGACCTATTAAATAATGATAGAGTTAGACCTTCTTATTGGCACTACAGAACATTTATTCTTTCGAGTCATTCTATTTTCGCACAGACCTCATCTTTTATTCCAGCCAATAATATGTATCAGCCTAATGATGGCTATTCAAATGATTATTGGAAAGACTTTTATTCTCCGGGGGTATTGGGTGTTTATAGAAAAATGGAAGCTGATTACGGAACTTTAAATCCAGATATCAAAGCTAAACAAGAAATTTTTCTTCAAGCAGCTAAAGTTGTTTTATACGATGAGGCATCAAAGTTAATAGATAATTTTGGAGATATCCCCTTCTCTGAAGCGGGTAGTTTACCATTGACAAGTATCGCTAAAAAAGCAAAATTTGATGATCAAAAAGAATTATACTATTCTTTTATTGATGATCTCAAAGCGCTTAACACTTACTTTACTTCGGCTAAAACCACAGGCGATTTTTCAAAATTTGATATTCTAAACAGTGGTAATATTGATAAATGGAGACGTTATACCAACTCTTTACGGCTCCGCCTGTTAATGCGAATTTCTAATGTGGATGAAGGAAAAGCACGGACAGAAGTTTTGGAAATGCTTAATAATCCATCTACTTATCCGTTAGTAGACGGCGATGCCAATGCGAACTATTCACCAGAGAGTACGGATATTTTACTTCAGCCGTTAAGAACCTACGCTGAATCGTTAAGACAAGCATTGACTGAGGGCAACAATCAATATGCTAGCGATTATATGTTGAATAAGACTATGAAACCGGCTAATGATCCTCGCATTCCTGTGTTTTACGATAAATTTGGTGTTACGAAGGACGGAAAATTCACTCCAAACAAGGAATACAATGCCATGCCAATCACATTCACTGAGAACGACATATTGACAAACTACCAAAAATATGCAGTATTGGACTCAGCGACGTTTTTTGATAATGCAAAGCTACCGGGTATAGTTGGGACGGCCTCAGAAACAAATTTCGCAAAAGCTGAAGCATATTTAAGATGGGGAAATGATAACGATGCTAAAGCCGCTTACGATTTAGCTCTTAAACAGTCTGTGACTTTTTACTACTATCTTAACAATTTAAATACCGCAGCAAAAAAACGAGAAACAAAACCTGATGATGCTGTAATCAATAATTTTGTTAACAATTCAAGTGTAAAATACACAGGTAGCTCGGCTGCAAAATTAGAATTGATTCTCACTCAAAAATGGGTTCATTATGGCTTCCTGCAAGCACAGCATGCCTGGTCTGAATACAGAAGAACAGGATATCCTAAAATTACCGTATTAACAGCAGGATTAGCAAACTATTCTACTCCACCGACCAGGTTCTTATACCCTACAGGCGAGATCTCCTACAATTCTGAAAACTACGAGGCAGTAAAATCGAAAGATACCCGTGACACCAAAATTTTCTGGGACGTAAACTAA
- the rpsO gene encoding 30S ribosomal protein S15: MYLSKEYKADIFAEFAGSATNTGSAEGQVALFTKRIAHLTEHLKKNRKDFGTQRALQKLVGKRRSLLAYLYKTDIERYRAIIKALGLRDIIK, translated from the coding sequence ATGTATTTAAGTAAAGAGTACAAAGCTGATATCTTCGCAGAATTTGCTGGATCAGCTACCAACACTGGATCTGCTGAAGGTCAAGTTGCTTTATTTACAAAAAGAATTGCTCACTTAACTGAGCATTTGAAAAAAAACAGAAAAGACTTCGGTACGCAACGTGCCCTACAAAAACTAGTAGGTAAACGTCGTTCTTTGTTGGCTTATTTGTACAAAACTGATATTGAAAGATACCGTGCTATCATCAAAGCTTTAGGCTTGCGTGATATCATCAAATAA
- a CDS encoding acyltransferase family protein: MIKQRYYSLDVFRGATVALMIMVNNPGTWTYMFTPLKHAAWHGCSPTDLVFPFFLFAVGNAMSFVIPRLQEAGPAVFWKKVLKRTVLIFAIGLFINWWPFVKWEGAELVFKHWVDPLDPSRGIRILGVLQRIAIAYCFASILAYYFKEKAIITISTIILLLYWAICALAGGADPYSLEGWFGTKYDIAILGLPHVYKGEGVPFDPEGLMSTLPAVVQVAFGYLVGVFIKKQSQVDWLWTKVPASNEPHFKLLAGMFVTGFILLVLAWVWALGFPINKKIWTSSYVLYTTGLAIMTIGGMIWFIEVQGVKNKLTQFFDVFGKNPLFIFVLSGILPRLLGLFRIPDGTKDDGTARYLDAFGWFYKYVCAKIPGIPEIGSFVYSLCFLTLMWVICYWLDKKKIYVKV, from the coding sequence ATGATAAAACAACGCTATTATTCCTTGGATGTATTTCGTGGGGCTACTGTGGCACTGATGATTATGGTGAATAATCCCGGGACATGGACGTACATGTTTACACCGCTTAAACATGCAGCCTGGCATGGCTGCTCGCCAACAGATCTGGTTTTCCCTTTCTTTTTATTTGCGGTCGGCAATGCCATGTCCTTTGTGATTCCGCGGCTGCAGGAAGCAGGGCCGGCGGTTTTCTGGAAAAAAGTGCTTAAGCGCACCGTGTTGATCTTTGCGATAGGACTTTTTATCAATTGGTGGCCTTTTGTCAAATGGGAGGGAGCTGAACTGGTCTTTAAACACTGGGTGGATCCACTGGATCCGAGCCGTGGTATCCGTATTCTCGGTGTATTGCAGCGTATTGCCATCGCATATTGTTTTGCTTCCATACTGGCCTATTATTTTAAAGAGAAGGCAATTATCACGATCTCCACTATTATTTTATTGCTGTACTGGGCGATCTGCGCATTGGCTGGTGGAGCTGATCCTTACAGCCTGGAAGGATGGTTCGGTACTAAATACGATATTGCTATTCTTGGATTGCCACATGTGTATAAGGGGGAAGGGGTGCCATTCGATCCCGAAGGGCTGATGAGTACGCTGCCAGCTGTGGTGCAGGTTGCATTTGGTTATCTGGTCGGCGTGTTCATAAAAAAACAGAGCCAGGTGGATTGGCTGTGGACGAAGGTGCCCGCTTCGAATGAGCCGCATTTCAAACTGCTTGCTGGTATGTTTGTGACGGGATTTATCCTGCTTGTATTAGCTTGGGTGTGGGCTTTGGGTTTCCCGATCAATAAAAAAATATGGACCAGTTCTTATGTCCTCTATACAACAGGTCTGGCAATAATGACCATTGGGGGCATGATCTGGTTTATTGAGGTGCAGGGTGTAAAAAATAAACTGACACAATTTTTTGATGTTTTTGGTAAGAACCCGCTGTTTATATTTGTGCTGAGCGGTATTTTGCCACGCCTGCTCGGGTTGTTCCGTATTCCAGATGGGACAAAAGATGATGGCACTGCGCGTTATTTAGATGCTTTTGGCTGGTTTTATAAATATGTCTGTGCCAAGATCCCGGGTATTCCCGAGATCGGCTCATTCGTGTATTCATTGTGCTTTTTGACATTGATGTGGGTTATCTGTTATTGGTTGGATAAGAAGAAGATATATGTGAAGGTGTGA
- a CDS encoding SusC/RagA family TonB-linked outer membrane protein, translating into MSLFYKKTAGLALCTLFSASSLFAQQGISGTVSDANGPIAGATVSVKGTTRGTQTAANGSFTIQASQGETLRISLVGYKAQEIVVGATKTINITLTADASALDEVVVTAMGIKRESKALGYAVSTIKAEELTKAGNTNFGSALYGKASGVKITTAPGGASSAVNVQIRGINSLNYQRQPLYVVDGVIIRNDEQYGTKGANNNNYWDDQRIRGNGMLDINPADIESMSILKGSAASALYGSDAASGVIVITTKKGIKGRGLGVDFNYTGSFERAAFLPKFQNIYGPGYDAATNLANGATEEGWIIDDKSPSGRRPYFRSYGNFGPKFTGEEVRWWDGSVKKYEARENNFRDIFDNGYNSNINFAISNQTEKVNYRLSGTRMDYKSTSPGSKQSRNTFNLNSTVKMHEKLSLDLVANYTNTKTHNRSQLLGQVLGSFGGFFSRTEDMAVLKEKYQTTDGYKYSAFGTGRDEDFVYTIRPYNLLDYFWSQYKNSYDETENRLLTSATLNWDVINHLKLRGRIGNDFTSAAITDKQFNQHASRYNNAESSSGGFSTSKGIYSILYGDVLATYSNKINTDWDYSVSAGFQSREENYDDQFSTTKNGLVKENWFSISNSYSPATTTNERKKKIKYAYFGMANIGYKGFAYLDGTYRSEYSSTLPIGNNNYKYGSISGSFIFSDAFGWKSDKLNFGKLRISYGIVGNDAGIYVANVTNSQTSLETINGSIPALTYSGKYGNLALMPEMKYEWEYGLETKFLKNRLGLDLSYYHNYIDKQILDLQNEPSRGATSQTVNVGRISNKGLEVSLTATPIQQENFSWNTRLNYSFNKTMVDEFSGGETEIVFYSADQSSLKVVAEAGKKLGNIYVYDIAKDEKGNNLISDEGYYVIDKTKYKYVGNILPKAIGGMTNTFNYKNLSLDFTVDYRFGGKMVSENQKYAMGAGMYENTLEYRDTGVTLDGVNQNTGDKNTVHLSAADYYMNTFNWGADSWSEKGAVYDNSYIKMRELSISYRIPSSVTQKLKLNNVRVSLLGRNLFYFYRTLENLDPESPVGNQWWSQGVDVGSNTATRSFGISLNANF; encoded by the coding sequence ATGAGTCTATTCTACAAAAAAACAGCTGGTTTAGCGTTATGCACTCTCTTCAGTGCATCTTCACTATTTGCACAGCAGGGCATTTCTGGAACAGTTTCAGATGCCAATGGGCCAATCGCGGGGGCAACCGTATCTGTCAAGGGAACAACTAGGGGGACCCAGACAGCAGCTAATGGATCCTTTACGATCCAAGCTTCACAAGGGGAAACACTACGCATTTCCTTAGTCGGCTACAAAGCTCAAGAAATTGTGGTCGGTGCGACTAAAACGATTAATATTACGTTGACCGCTGATGCCTCGGCACTTGATGAAGTGGTCGTTACAGCCATGGGAATTAAACGTGAATCAAAAGCACTGGGTTATGCGGTTAGCACAATCAAAGCCGAGGAACTGACTAAAGCAGGTAATACAAACTTTGGATCAGCTTTATACGGAAAAGCTTCCGGCGTGAAGATCACAACTGCACCTGGTGGGGCCTCCAGTGCGGTAAATGTGCAAATCCGTGGTATTAACTCCTTAAATTATCAACGTCAACCTTTATATGTTGTCGACGGTGTAATTATCCGAAACGACGAACAATATGGAACTAAGGGAGCTAACAATAACAATTACTGGGATGATCAACGTATTCGCGGTAATGGTATGCTCGACATCAACCCTGCAGATATTGAGAGTATGTCTATCCTGAAAGGATCAGCAGCAAGTGCATTGTACGGCTCCGATGCAGCGAGTGGGGTGATCGTGATCACGACAAAAAAAGGAATTAAAGGAAGAGGTTTGGGGGTCGATTTCAATTATACAGGATCATTCGAACGTGCTGCCTTCTTACCCAAATTCCAGAACATCTATGGTCCAGGCTATGATGCTGCTACAAATTTGGCAAATGGCGCAACAGAGGAAGGCTGGATAATCGATGATAAATCTCCATCTGGAAGACGCCCTTATTTCCGTTCATACGGCAACTTTGGACCTAAATTTACAGGCGAGGAAGTGCGCTGGTGGGATGGATCGGTTAAAAAGTATGAAGCTCGCGAAAATAATTTTAGAGATATCTTTGATAACGGATATAATTCAAATATCAACTTTGCTATTTCCAATCAAACCGAAAAAGTAAATTATCGATTGAGTGGTACACGTATGGACTATAAAAGTACAAGTCCTGGTTCAAAACAAAGCAGAAACACATTTAATTTAAATAGCACAGTAAAGATGCATGAAAAATTGTCACTGGACCTGGTCGCTAACTATACGAATACAAAAACACACAATCGCTCACAATTACTTGGTCAGGTGTTAGGTAGCTTCGGAGGTTTCTTCAGCCGTACCGAGGATATGGCTGTTTTGAAGGAAAAATATCAAACCACTGATGGATATAAGTATTCTGCATTTGGAACAGGTCGCGATGAAGATTTTGTCTATACAATTCGCCCATACAACTTGCTAGACTACTTTTGGTCGCAATACAAAAATAGTTATGACGAAACAGAAAATCGTTTGTTAACGAGCGCAACTTTAAATTGGGATGTCATCAATCATCTAAAACTAAGAGGTCGTATCGGAAACGATTTTACTTCGGCTGCTATCACAGACAAACAATTTAATCAGCATGCAAGTAGATACAACAACGCCGAAAGTAGCTCCGGAGGCTTTTCAACTTCAAAAGGCATCTACTCCATTCTTTATGGCGACGTATTAGCAACTTACTCAAATAAAATAAACACGGATTGGGACTATAGTGTAAGTGCTGGATTCCAATCCCGGGAAGAAAACTATGACGACCAGTTCTCTACTACAAAAAATGGATTGGTCAAAGAAAATTGGTTTAGTATAAGTAACAGCTATTCGCCAGCGACCACAACTAATGAACGGAAGAAAAAAATAAAGTACGCTTACTTTGGTATGGCTAATATCGGTTATAAAGGTTTTGCATATTTAGATGGAACCTATCGTTCTGAATATTCCTCAACCTTACCAATTGGCAACAATAATTACAAGTACGGTTCAATAAGTGGAAGTTTTATTTTTAGCGATGCATTTGGCTGGAAATCTGACAAACTAAATTTCGGAAAATTACGTATTTCTTATGGTATCGTGGGAAATGATGCTGGAATATATGTTGCCAACGTAACAAACAGCCAGACTTCTCTCGAGACAATCAACGGGTCGATCCCAGCGCTGACTTACAGCGGAAAATACGGAAATTTAGCACTAATGCCAGAGATGAAATATGAATGGGAGTACGGATTAGAAACGAAATTTCTAAAAAATAGACTCGGTTTAGACTTAAGTTACTATCATAACTACATTGATAAGCAGATCCTGGATTTACAAAATGAGCCTTCTCGAGGTGCGACTTCGCAAACAGTCAACGTCGGGCGTATTTCAAATAAAGGTCTAGAGGTATCACTTACAGCAACCCCTATCCAACAGGAGAATTTTAGCTGGAATACCCGACTGAATTATTCTTTCAATAAAACAATGGTTGATGAATTCAGCGGTGGTGAAACCGAGATTGTATTCTATAGTGCTGATCAAAGTTCATTAAAAGTCGTAGCAGAAGCAGGTAAAAAACTGGGAAACATTTATGTTTATGATATTGCCAAAGATGAAAAAGGCAATAATCTGATTTCCGACGAGGGTTATTATGTAATTGACAAAACAAAATACAAATACGTCGGTAATATATTACCAAAAGCTATTGGTGGTATGACCAATACATTCAACTATAAAAATTTGTCTCTTGACTTCACAGTTGATTACCGTTTCGGAGGAAAAATGGTTTCTGAAAACCAAAAATATGCCATGGGTGCGGGGATGTATGAAAACACGCTAGAATATAGAGACACTGGTGTGACATTGGATGGTGTGAATCAAAACACGGGAGACAAAAACACAGTACATCTTAGTGCTGCAGACTATTATATGAATACATTCAATTGGGGTGCTGATTCATGGTCAGAAAAAGGTGCTGTATATGACAACTCATACATCAAGATGCGTGAACTATCTATAAGCTATCGTATTCCTTCTTCTGTAACCCAGAAACTCAAATTAAATAACGTACGTGTATCATTACTTGGAAGGAACCTATTCTATTTCTACCGAACGCTTGAAAACCTCGATCCAGAATCTCCAGTCGGAAATCAGTGGTGGTCACAAGGTGTTGATGTAGGATCAAATACAGCAACAAGAAGTTTCGGTATTTCACTAAATGCTAATTTTTAA
- a CDS encoding ROK family protein, whose translation MEKEILKSLYFDATLSIAELVKKLTKSTPSITKAINRLLDEKIIIECGFAESTGGRRPIQFALNPDLDFHILTISADQYFSTFTLTNLSHVVIAEFRDVPLELKGSNSSNQLLSEIENILASSSIRIDRLIGIGLSMPGFVNSELGVNESYPAQHPLYKIKKDIEKKYRVPTVIENDSRCIALAEKEFGLAKNIKNSLIINLNWGVGLGIIINGVVFKGESGFAGEFSHIPLSDNNTLCSCGKRGCLEVEASLNAAIRNTENDIANNEYSIYSTFVKRNLNKIDALIESTNAGDQIVINNLGKIGYMLGKGISTLIHILNPKQIIVSGRGAEFGRILNPQIQIAINEFCIPDIAKTTQIQMSELNKQAQIKGTAAIVVESHINSILTK comes from the coding sequence ATGGAAAAAGAAATTTTAAAAAGCCTATATTTTGATGCAACCCTTTCGATTGCAGAGCTGGTAAAAAAGCTAACGAAAAGCACACCTTCCATTACAAAGGCTATTAACCGTCTGTTGGATGAGAAAATTATTATTGAATGTGGTTTCGCGGAGTCGACAGGTGGAAGACGACCTATTCAATTTGCGCTCAACCCCGATTTAGATTTTCACATACTAACTATTTCAGCAGATCAATACTTTTCTACATTTACACTAACAAATTTAAGCCATGTCGTTATAGCGGAATTCCGGGACGTTCCCTTAGAATTGAAGGGCAGCAATTCTTCGAACCAACTCTTGTCTGAAATAGAAAATATTTTAGCTTCTTCTTCCATTCGTATAGATCGTTTAATTGGTATTGGGCTAAGTATGCCCGGCTTCGTCAATTCTGAATTGGGAGTCAACGAATCGTACCCTGCCCAGCATCCACTCTATAAAATCAAAAAAGATATAGAGAAAAAATATCGGGTACCTACCGTAATCGAAAACGACTCCCGCTGCATTGCCCTTGCCGAAAAAGAATTTGGTCTGGCAAAAAATATCAAAAATTCACTGATCATAAACTTAAACTGGGGCGTCGGATTAGGGATCATTATTAATGGAGTTGTATTCAAAGGCGAATCGGGATTTGCGGGAGAGTTTAGTCATATTCCGCTTTCCGACAATAATACCCTTTGCTCCTGCGGAAAACGGGGATGCCTGGAAGTCGAAGCCTCGCTCAATGCTGCTATTAGAAATACGGAAAACGATATTGCAAACAATGAATATTCAATCTATAGTACGTTTGTAAAACGTAATTTAAATAAGATCGATGCGCTGATTGAGTCGACCAACGCAGGAGATCAGATCGTCATCAACAACCTCGGAAAGATAGGGTACATGCTAGGAAAAGGCATCTCCACCTTAATCCATATACTAAATCCAAAACAGATAATTGTCAGTGGAAGAGGCGCCGAATTCGGACGCATACTAAATCCACAGATACAGATTGCAATAAATGAATTCTGCATCCCTGACATAGCAAAAACTACACAGATACAGATGTCTGAGTTAAACAAACAAGCGCAAATAAAGGGCACTGCTGCTATAGTGGTCGAAAGCCATATCAACAGTATCCTAACTAAATAA
- the pnp gene encoding polyribonucleotide nucleotidyltransferase, translated as MNYNEIKTTIDMGNGTQIELSTGKLAKQADGAVVLKQGNTMLLATVVSAKEAKSGVDFLPLSVDYQEKYAATGRIPGGFLRREARLSDYEVLISRLVDRALRPLFPENYHAETQVQISLISADKEIMPDALAGLAASAAIAVSDIPFNGPISEVRVAKIDGQLVINPKLSELEKATLEFIVAGSAQDIGMVEGEAKEISEAEMVEAIAFAHQAIKKQIAAQVELANLVGKTVKREYNHEPENLELREAIYAATYDKVYAVAKSASAKHERSESFAKIAEEYRATMPEELDEDTEFLFKKYFHDVQYDAVRNLVLNEGIRLDGRDVRTVRPIWSEVDYLPAAHGSALFTRGETQSLTSVTLGAKDDEQMIDGAFINGYNRFILHYNFPAFSTGEVRPNRGPGRREVGHGNLAMRSLKQVLPSDSENPYTIRVVSDILESNGSSSMATVCAGTLALLDAGVKLKAPVSGIAMGLISDEKTGKYAILSDILGDEDHLGDMDFKVTGTEKGIVACQMDLKINGLKWEVLTQALDQAKEARLHILGEMKKTIAAPREDYKPHAPRIVQLLIDKEFIGAVIGPGGKIIQEMQRETGATISIEEVDNKGVVQVFADNKASIDDAVGRIKAIASKPEVGETYEGKVKSIMPFGAFVEIMPGKDGLLHISEIDWKRFETMDGIFKEGDKVTVKLLDIDKQGKMKLSRKALLPRPPKEEKPKQDKTPGEAPIAGAGQE; from the coding sequence ATGAATTACAACGAAATTAAAACGACCATCGATATGGGTAATGGCACCCAGATCGAATTGTCTACAGGCAAGTTGGCTAAACAGGCTGATGGCGCCGTAGTATTAAAACAGGGCAATACGATGTTGCTGGCGACAGTCGTTTCAGCCAAAGAAGCAAAATCTGGCGTGGACTTTTTGCCACTTTCAGTAGACTATCAAGAAAAATATGCGGCGACAGGCCGAATCCCGGGTGGTTTCTTACGTCGCGAAGCGAGATTATCCGACTATGAGGTATTGATCTCCCGTTTAGTAGACCGCGCATTGCGTCCATTGTTCCCCGAGAATTACCACGCCGAAACTCAAGTTCAGATCAGTTTGATCTCGGCAGACAAAGAGATCATGCCGGATGCATTGGCCGGACTTGCAGCCTCAGCTGCTATTGCAGTTTCCGATATTCCATTTAATGGCCCCATCTCAGAAGTTCGTGTCGCTAAGATTGATGGCCAGCTGGTGATCAATCCGAAATTGTCCGAGCTTGAAAAGGCTACTTTAGAGTTTATCGTTGCTGGATCTGCGCAAGATATCGGTATGGTAGAAGGTGAGGCAAAAGAGATTTCGGAAGCTGAAATGGTCGAAGCAATCGCCTTTGCACACCAAGCAATCAAAAAGCAGATTGCAGCTCAGGTGGAACTGGCCAACTTGGTTGGAAAGACCGTGAAGCGTGAGTACAACCACGAGCCTGAAAATCTCGAATTGAGAGAGGCGATTTACGCTGCTACCTATGATAAAGTATATGCGGTTGCCAAATCAGCTTCGGCGAAACATGAGCGTTCGGAGAGCTTCGCAAAAATTGCAGAAGAATATAGAGCGACGATGCCTGAAGAGCTGGACGAGGACACCGAATTTCTGTTCAAAAAATATTTCCATGACGTACAATACGATGCTGTTCGTAACCTGGTGCTGAATGAAGGTATCCGTTTGGATGGCCGCGATGTACGCACAGTGCGTCCGATCTGGTCTGAGGTGGATTATCTGCCAGCAGCACATGGTTCGGCTCTATTTACCCGTGGTGAAACACAATCATTGACATCGGTCACTTTGGGTGCCAAGGATGATGAGCAGATGATTGATGGCGCGTTTATCAATGGATATAACAGATTTATTCTGCACTACAACTTCCCCGCATTTTCTACAGGTGAAGTGAGACCGAATAGAGGTCCCGGCCGTCGTGAAGTTGGTCATGGTAACCTGGCCATGCGTTCGTTGAAGCAGGTATTGCCTTCTGATTCTGAAAATCCTTACACGATCCGTGTTGTTTCTGATATCTTAGAATCCAATGGTTCATCGTCAATGGCAACAGTATGTGCCGGTACCTTGGCGCTTTTGGATGCCGGTGTGAAATTAAAAGCTCCTGTTTCGGGTATCGCTATGGGATTGATCTCTGACGAAAAAACCGGTAAATACGCTATTCTATCTGATATCCTTGGCGATGAAGACCATTTGGGAGACATGGACTTTAAAGTAACCGGTACTGAAAAAGGTATCGTTGCCTGCCAGATGGACTTGAAAATCAACGGCCTGAAATGGGAAGTGTTGACACAAGCTCTAGATCAGGCAAAAGAAGCCCGTCTACATATCTTGGGTGAAATGAAGAAAACGATAGCGGCTCCTCGTGAGGATTATAAACCGCACGCGCCACGTATCGTTCAGTTGCTGATTGATAAAGAGTTTATCGGTGCTGTGATCGGTCCGGGTGGTAAGATCATTCAGGAAATGCAACGCGAGACTGGTGCCACGATTTCGATCGAAGAAGTGGACAATAAAGGCGTTGTTCAGGTGTTTGCGGACAATAAAGCCTCTATTGACGATGCAGTGGGCCGTATCAAGGCAATCGCTTCTAAACCTGAGGTAGGTGAGACTTATGAAGGTAAAGTGAAATCGATCATGCCTTTCGGTGCTTTTGTGGAAATTATGCCAGGCAAAGATGGTTTGTTGCATATCTCTGAAATTGACTGGAAACGTTTTGAAACGATGGACGGTATTTTCAAAGAAGGTGATAAAGTAACTGTTAAACTTCTGGATATTGACAAACAGGGTAAAATGAAGCTTTCCCGGAAAGCATTGTTGCCTCGTCCTCCAAAAGAAGAAAAACCAAAGCAGGATAAAACTCCAGGCGAAGCTCCAATAGCTGGCGCTGGTCAAGAATAA